In Acanthopagrus latus isolate v.2019 chromosome 23, fAcaLat1.1, whole genome shotgun sequence, the genomic window CCCAGCGCCACCCCTCTGAACAGCCACGTCAGGCCGAACCTCTGGACCGCAAACCCTCCGGCGAAGCTCCCCAGCCCGCTCCCCAGGTGTAGGGAGAGCGAACTGTAGATCCTCCTCACGCTCCGCTCGGCGCCCGGCGTGGCCACGTCCTCGCACTGCACCTTCACGGCCCACCAGAGGGCCCCGCCGCTGAAACAGCTGAACACCTGAGCAGGCACCGCAGCCCACGGCCCCCACAGGAAGGAGTAGTAGAAGCACTGTGAAGCGAGACAGGCTGCCCCAACGGTGAGCACCCTCCCTGGGCTGAGGAGCTTGGACACTCGGCCGGCCAGCAGAGGGAAGGCGGCCTGTGAGAGCAGAGCGAGGGCGAGAGACAGTCCCATGTGGAGCTCGCTGCTGCCGTGATCCTGCATCTCCCACAGGAGGAAGTTATCCACGGCCGAGCTCGCCACCCCGACCAGCAGGGTGGTGACGGCGCAGAGCAGGGCGCGGGGGGAGCCGCGCACCAGCTGGGCAGCTTTGAGGAGCCCGTTGGCCCTGTCTCGCTTCTTATTCAGGTAGAGAGGGAGGTAGGCCGCCACGGGGAGGGCCAGGACCGCCACACCAGCGTAACAGTAGAAGTGCACCACGCTCCTGGGCGTCTGATCGGCTATGAGACAGCTCAGCTGGCCGACCAGCAACCCTGCGCCTCCGACCCCACACGCTGCTCCGAGCAAACCCCACACCCTGGTGCTGCTGTAGCGGTCCGAAGCATCGGCGTAGTCTAGATACTCATGCAGGCCGTCATCCGCCGTCCACTCCAGAGGGGCTGATGTACACTCCCACACCGACACGATGATGAGTATCAAGAAGAAGAGCTGGTGCTGAGGGTCCATCACCTTCAGGCTGCCCAGGAAGTCAAAACGGccgtcctccacctcctcctctcctggcGCAGATTTGGACCTCTTGCTCCTCACTGGAGCTGCCACAGAGACCGTGGTCTGGAGCATGTTCTTTGGTTCTGCAAGACTGCTGTTGACAACCACTGATGTGTTGTCTTGTGACAGCTGAGGATGAGATTCACCTTGCTCACGCTGGGAAAGCGATGTTTTGGTCGTCACAACAGGAGCAGATTCAGTCTCAGGAGACGTCTCTGCAGGAAAGGTGACAGCGGACTGGGAGGCAACAGCTGTGTTGACTTCAGGGAGAGTTCTAGTCCATAATGTGGCAGGCCTGACGCTGCTCATGAGCGGGTTACCGTCCGGACTCTGGGTTGGTCCGCTCCTCATGGCGGACATGTTGCAGGTGCCCATTTGTTGCACGTCTGTGGGCGGGatgagctgcaggagcagagggaCTGCCGGCGAACACACGAGAGCGAGGGTGATCACCACTCGCCTCTTGTTGTAGCGCTTGGAGAGCAGGCTCGCCACGGGGCTCCAGACCAGCGTTATGAGGTGTTTGGTTCCCATGATGAGGCCCGTCATGGCGGGAGTGAGGCCCAGCTGTCTGAAGTAGAGGGTGAGGAAGGGGAGCAGGCAGGCTCTGgcacagcagcacaggaagTTGAAGGTGCCGGCCAGCGCGAGGGCACGCGTCACGTCGATCTGCTTGTTGCGCTTCATGGTCGTCCTCCTGGGCAGCTCACAGTCCGTCCCCGCAGGTTTCACATGGAGcacctgagagacagagtggAGGTAACAAACACAATCAGTACTTCTGTCTTCAaggctttttgtttgcagttgtgAGGTTTTTACAAGGACTACTATTATTTTCTTCTACATCTGCTGACTGATCTGTTagtgtttgaaatttaaaaaaacgaGTGATTAGACCTCAAGGTGACATCTTCAAGTGTCAAAACCCAAGGACACTCACATCAAAGTGACGTGTGGCGTAGAGAAGCACCAAATCCCCATATTTTAGGCAAGAAACTGAGAATATTCAGCACTGACTTTACTCGCTCTGCTTGAAAAGTGAATGGATTGTCCAAGTAGCAGTGATCGACTAGTTGTTTCTAGTTCTAACTGGCACAAAAATGCTCttatttttgttgctttctGCACttacaaagtgaaaacataatcCTAACCCTGGAGATAGAGCCGTTCAGAGCACACATCTTAGTCCTTCTGTTTTCTGCTATCTCTTTAAACACAGTATAAAGTTTAATACATCTTCAACTCATTACATGAATtgattgtacttttactttggtaGGACATACAGGTAAGTATGCACTTCTGGTACTTCTGAGgtacatttcagaggcaaatagTGTATGTTTCTTACATTCTGAATATCCGGGTGACTTTAGAATTTATATTCCTTAATGAGTTGAGAAAATCCTCTTAAACGATTTAAACACTCTTGGATTActtaaaatgcatcatcacTTAAGAACAAATTTGGGCTACgtgtacttgagtatttccaatttaataataaatggacttgcatttctatagcacttttccagtctactgaccgctcaaagtgcttcacaacacttgtcagatttactcattcatacactgatggtgctgctcagtgacacttcgacatgcagctggggggaACCAGCGACCTTCAGATTACtagacgacccgctctaccCCCTGAGCTGCAGCCGGCCCGACAATTTACACTTCCTCTCCTACATTTACTTTACTCACTACATTAAGtaaataactttagttactttttcAGATtctatgacaaaaacaaaaacaaaaacacagattccaATAAATATTTCAATGCGTATTGGCTCTGATAGTAAACCCGGCCAATAATCAATCCACCAATAGTGTTCAATATCAACAtccatgtaaatatgtgtataattcacttttacttgtacttttggtACTTAAAGACAATTAACATCAGATACTTTGGACTTTACTTAAGTATTAGTGAACTTCACCTCTGCCAAACTACTATTTTAACACCATATCTGTACTCACTCAAGTATGAGTCAGGTCAGCTTACTGCTGACAGcacagtgacaccacaaacacatgatgaactGTAAGAGTATGATACATCGCTATAGCTGAAACCACCCAACAGAATAAAGGTGTTAAAATAAACTCAGCCTGCCATCGCAGTTATTATCACTGCACTATAAGATTTTGTTTGCAGGAGAAGTTATGAACAAAGAAAAGTGCATGTGGGGCAGACACAATTATtaattttacagcttttattgtccatttttatttcctgctgTATATTTACCTATTTTGtttattctatatttatttctgtagtTATCATaatcatttcttattttttggaTTCTTAAGTTCCCTACCAGATCAGAACCTGTACAGGAGTACAGTGGTGGGAGAGAGTGTGGGTACTTTTTTGTAATGATGtgaatttttctttcttttttcttcttttttttcaaagtatttattttttaatttttcatctatttttctttcattctctacttgaagaaaagaagaaaataaaataaactcagcctcttaaacatctacagcagtgacatgcaacacacacattgatgCTGCTATTAAGCTAATTATGCTATTATGCTAATATTAAACCAAGTACATAATTTATAGTAGCAAAACACAGATTAGGAACATTttactgtacttttacttttgatccTAAACCCTCTTATTCAAACAGGGCTTTTAGATAGAGATGCATTTTCTCAGTGTGCAACTTTCActtcattcttctttctttgtaaaGAGTAGCTTCACCTATAGTAGATCTATTTCCTTGTATCTCCCGAACTATAGCAACACACTACCTGGCTTCATATGAACTCATCCGGACAGATAAGAGGACCGTTGCGGCTGAACACCACAGCGCAGGTAAATAATGGAAATTACACACGTTTTCTAACTTTAAATTCACCATGCTACCGACCAAAGCCAGCACAAACACGCAGATAAGATAGAAACAGCGGCAGTCACACCTGTCTGGCTGGGTGCACCTGTCCCCGCAGCTTATCAGGATGTGGAGTCACTTGTCCACGTCACTCTAAGTTTGGAAGttcagaaaaaacagaaatacaaaaattagACATTTACCTGTCACAAACTGCTTTAAACTTTCCTGCAGGTCATTTTCACCTCCAACACCTGCTCCACATCCAACATATGGTCTGTTTACAAGCTGCGAGCTGAGAGGAGGCACCTGTCTCCGTCAGGGCGGTGGATCCATTCAGCTGCCTCCAAGTTTACACCTGGAGTCATTCCAGGGACTGCAGCGCCCCCTGCCGGTGCGGATGCCTCTGTGCGCCACAGCTCAACACAGGTACAACTGAGGCAGGATCTTATAAATGCTGCCATACTTTCATCTTAAAAATGAATTGTACACACTGAGCGCACATCAAGGATTGACAGATTtggaataaatacaaataaacataaatgttcTTTCACACAGTAGACAAACATTCAAATGAGGTtagtttattcaaaatgtaagTGATGAACAACAATGAACAACAGAGTACTTGTCACAGTAAATGTATCAGTAATGATAAAgtattaaaaatattttccttaAGTTTAATTAcaatacagttagcagcaatgTGTACTCAACTTATAACAGGGACCCGTTCAGACTGCTGAATACACTTCACTTTAGTTTTATCATTAACGTTGCATCATAATCACATTTTATGAGCTGTATCATCTGTTTTACATCAAAAAGCTGCAAAGTAACTTTTAACTATAGCTATGAAATATATATAGTGTAGTTAAATAAAAGTACAGTAGTTCTCTCTGAAATATGCTGAACAAGAATTGTTAGTTTAAGTTATGTAATGTGAAAACACCAAGTGGAAATACCtgttaactttaactttaaaacattGAGTAAGATACATTCGATCATGAATGTGCTTGTGAGTAGGTcacacttaaaggtgcattatgtaagattttttgttgaaaacatgaaaaaagtatCAACAGAACTTGAAAAATTAACAGTTTCGATGTTATGATGTATATGACTTGTGTTGCAGGGATTTATTTAccaacattagcatgctagcaccACCCGGTCCAGGTCTGCACTGTCTGGACAGCTAGCTGTACTGCTAACCAAGCTAaatagctaacagcagctacagttagcaacaaTTAGTGGTTCGTCTGGCgatgtgctgccccctatttgtttttaatctgagtTTGGCACATGGTTTGTTCTTACATATTGCGCCTTTAATGAATCATCAGATAACTCAATGTAACTTAACTGATATGCTGCAAAATAAGTTGTAACATAGAAAACAGGTATTTAGACAGAGACTTTTACACTGCATTGCAAATTGCATCAGCTTATAACAACATGTATCATGAATTGTAACCATAATAGAAAAGTAGGTTAAGGGCTTAACTTTacaataacattacattataacagaaaaaaaatacaaagagtGTTGCTTATactttatttcaatatttataaGCTgtaaatgaaaatttaaaaaaaaaaaggtttctgcCACTGGGGCTCTctaaagtcaaaacaaaacaaacgatACAAGTAGCATGAGATCATGGGAGTTGTGGTCTTGGTGAACAACCAACgtgctgatgaaaatctttGTGATGTAACAGAAATGCTCACAGATGAGGTAATATTTCAAAGCTTAAAGCTCACGTTCGCTGACTTCCTTCTTTACTCTGACTTATCATGTGATGTTTCCCAGGAAGATATAGTGACAGGGCgaccacatgaaacacacacaattataaCCTCACCTATTTTTTTTGGACAactgtgttttactttattatcattaatgatgtgtttataCAACTGCCTCCACTAATTGGTATccataaaataatttaaaggggtttaaaatacagtatatcataAACACATTATCTGCTTTTAACAACATTATAGTGTGTTATAAACTATAAATATTTATGTACAGCCTATAACTGCTCAAAAGGGTTACACTATGTCACAGTGTGATGCTGATGGAGCGTAGTATACAGCTGTTCACACcatatgtacatgtacatatgGTGTGAACAGCTCACGCCCCTCAGATGGTCACACCAGTGAAGGTGTTGATTGGCAGTGACAGGACTTTGTCCAGATACTTGCTCAGCAGCAGTTCTCGCTCGCTGCTGACACTGAACCTGGACCTGATGCTGCATCCTGGGTCCAAGCACGGATAGATCTCTAACCTGTAAAGGAAGTACATGACATTCAGCCGTACTTTCAATTATCATTCAGCGAAATGgaacaaaagtgaaacaaatatGCTGCAGACCTTTGGACGTCGGCGTACGTCCTGCGGGAGTCCCTGTCCAGGCACACAGAGAGTGTTCGCTCCTCCAGCGTCTTGATGCTGATGTTTTGAGCTTGAATCTGCTGCaatcaaaacaggaaatgttaagAAAGAAAAGGTTCGCATTAACGGTTCAGTTACTTAAAATAATGCAGTAAtcataaacaaataaagtgtTCCTGTATTTTCTGGATGGAAGTGAACGACTTCTTACTTTGTTGTGTCCTGGGTTCACACTGTCAAACCTGACATTCAGGTAATCCTTACCTGGACAAACGAACAGGGATTAGTTGGCATAACTCTAACATAAATCTGTAGATGTAGAGTTAGACAAACTGGAAAGGTGAACCTGATGAACCTGATGTTCCAGCAGCCAGCTCTGGTGTAATCACCACACCACAAGCCATGAATGCCTCGCCCTTTACCACATCTCGTTTGCTTACTGAGATCTGTTGAAGATGTGATAGTTAGCCCAAATCCTGCTATTGATGCTACTgctaaacaaaaagaaagttaCATCATTCATAATTACCACTAAAAACAAGGACAGCACCTTTGTATAGCTGACTGACATGACGGCCCCAAAGACGTCCACTGTTGACTTCTTTCTGCGTGCAGACGGCTCTTCTGTCGAGGTCAACACCTTACTTTATCCAACTTCAATGTAagctaatgcacacacacacgcacgcacacacacatacacacacacaccccacacacacacagtcaaacacagaaacaaaaacagaaacatacttGCAGACTTTTCTTTAAGGTGTCTGAACTCTGGGAGCTCGGCCTCCAGATGGGACACAAACATCTCCTCCACCACGGAACTGACGTTACAGCCAGAGCGGGtcatctacacacacacgcgcgcgcgcacacacacacacacacacacacacacacacacacacacaccaacacactaTAATattgtctctctgcagtgacttttatttattttagatcaTTCactaaaaaactgaaacaaagttGATGAGAGAAAGGTTTGACTatgaaaacaatgagctaaagaATGAGGTCCAAAACCTATGTACACACAGCACGCCAGGTCATTTAATCACAAGTTGATATGAAGCGCTGATTAGTGCGGCTTTAAGTAAAAACAGCAATATACACAACAGCATGTCTGATGATGTAGTAATTCTGCGCACAATCGAGAATCCAGCCTGTACTTTTGACATTTGCGTGAATGTAAATGACCACAGATACACTCCACAGCTGCACTGTACCTTGACTGAATACAGCGGCAGGTTAACCGGCTGCGTGCCACAGCGGAGGTAGTAACACAGGGTGTCCAGCAGGTAGAGGTTTTGCGGTGACGGCTCGCTCTGAttgtgctgcagcagtcagaaaacacaggaggaagaaatggCAAATGGACATGACTttaagtgctttacaacactggtcagattcacccattcatgcactgatggtggaggctgccatgcaaggtgtcaactgctcatcaggaccaatttggggttcagtgtcttgctcaaggacactttaacGTGCAGGCAGGTCGAACCAGCGACTTTCAGATTACTAGACGATCCCGccctacctcctgagctacagctgccccatCAACTGATGCCTTCTTGGAGTGAGTTGATGAGTCAGAATCCCTAGTCTGATGTTACTCTTGAGTTATAGGCTCAGATAGCAGCACGGCATTATTGGCAACGTTGGTCACTAGTTGGCCAAGGCTGAATTTTGTGTTTGGTGCTAATTAAccaatgttagcatgctaaaacaAGAAGCAAAGATGTACATGGCAAAACATCATGGATGGGTGAGTACACCATTATCTCTATCTGTTCGTACTTGTATCTGTATTTGGAATGGTCCAATCGGTTATCAGTGGTGTTATTTGTACTCATCCTCATGTAAGTATGATACTGCCTCTCCAGCCTCACAAATCTGTCAGCGTGACCGTTGACTCTTGAGTCACGTTGGTTACCTTTCCAGCCAGCTTGGAGATTGCAGCGGGCagactgttgatgctgctgttgtacCATGGATCCACTCTTCCCAACAAGGAGGCGAGAGACAACCTGCCTTCACCCTGACATGGGATATCCTGTGAGGGAGAGCAGGTGTTGCCAGGTCAAATAAAGTCTTCTACAGTTTAAACCGATCAGACGGCGTCGTGTTGAGTGACTCACAGGTGGACAGAGCGGCGCCTCCATGTCGGTGACCGGGATGTAGTACAGCTGCAGGTTCAGCTTCTTGGTCAAAACGAGACGtttggactctctctctctatcggAGAGCATGAGTAAAACATTAATGGAAAAGCTGAATGTACAGGAGTGGAAAGACACGTTTATACACTCACAACGGAGACTCAGACAAAATGTTTGAGGAACATAAAAGACTAGAAAACCAGCTGCTCACCGGATAGAGTGATAAGCCCTGGCAAGTCTTCCCAGCACACGGTCGtcccccatcaccaccacccgTGTCGCGTGACGCCTCCTGTCAGGAGAGCTTCCAGGAGATGCCTCTATCTTCTCACTCATTAGGGTCAGTTTATCTGCCGGCTTCATGTTCTTAAAGGCACACATCCGATTTCTGACCAGAGGCTGCGCTCTGTAATCAAAGTCACGCTCCCTTAGATCTGGCTGTGTCCCACCATCTTCAGACCGGACCGAATGTCCTCTGTCCTTCGTTTCTTCGTCAACACTTGAGTTCCGGCTGCCACACAGAGCGAGGTTTGCCAGCAGATTCCCttcaggtaaaaaaacaaacaaaaacaaacaaacatatagtGTAGGTTTGAACATCTCttgtaaacacaaatataaagttgtggctgtttgtgtttgcatgacTGACTCACATAGatcctcttcctgtctccacAAGAGGAAAGTGATTTCTGGAGCGGGCAGGGCAGTGCAGCGCACAGAAGTACAGTCATCTGCTGTGGTTATTTCTGAGCAGACAGGGTAAAGATAACACAGCAGTCCTGTCTAAATGTTCTTATTTCAGTTAATGTCAAACTGTGCTGCAACGGCAGAGCGCAGAACACACACCTTCTTTGGAGGCGGTCAGGATGTCTCCGTACATGTCGTGCAGTCTGTTCAGATACTTTGCGCGACCACCTGCAGCA contains:
- the mfsd6l gene encoding major facilitator superfamily domain-containing protein 6-like, translated to MKRNKQIDVTRALALAGTFNFLCCCARACLLPFLTLYFRQLGLTPAMTGLIMGTKHLITLVWSPVASLLSKRYNKRRVVITLALVCSPAVPLLLQLIPPTDVQQMGTCNMSAMRSGPTQSPDGNPLMSSVRPATLWTRTLPEVNTAVASQSAVTFPAETSPETESAPVVTTKTSLSQREQGESHPQLSQDNTSVVVNSSLAEPKNMLQTTVSVAAPVRSKRSKSAPGEEEVEDGRFDFLGSLKVMDPQHQLFFLILIIVSVWECTSAPLEWTADDGLHEYLDYADASDRYSSTRVWGLLGAACGVGGAGLLVGQLSCLIADQTPRSVVHFYCYAGVAVLALPVAAYLPLYLNKKRDRANGLLKAAQLVRGSPRALLCAVTTLLVGVASSAVDNFLLWEMQDHGSSELHMGLSLALALLSQAAFPLLAGRVSKLLSPGRVLTVGAACLASQCFYYSFLWGPWAAVPAQVFSCFSGGALWWAVKVQCEDVATPGAERSVRRIYSSLSLHLGSGLGSFAGGFAVQRFGLTWLFRGVALGLMLWCVCLPLLQWKAPHQRRINYSRLLAADASEASDSESEQDRDWLDKAMEEDRGNNNHGRRVNH
- the pik3r6b gene encoding phosphoinositide 3-kinase regulatory subunit 6 isoform X2, which produces MADPAADVGLPTVESSLRNNLQALLKEVNGQSTSQKGMLRWRVEKKLESDPSCSVSLVRLLLQELEKKLEAVSTTHETRPYEHVIPVLHTLYYVVIQSGAMIPSSLYQTAYERLIKLLILPKPYSAVALSTLRSIRMEMITPGSLYQRRVTAEQHLKNEHYTLQEKVFALADPAVFSPRLEAAVRGHLEASGFLRNTAAVQRAAVLRVLQTGLGTSCQSSGLARALEALEDHVVEKYFQEVVAAVEQSIQGAAGGRAKYLNRLHDMYGDILTASKEEITTADDCTSVRCTALPAPEITFLLWRQEEDLWNLLANLALCGSRNSSVDEETKDRGHSVRSEDGGTQPDLRERDFDYRAQPLVRNRMCAFKNMKPADKLTLMSEKIEASPGSSPDRRRHATRVVVMGDDRVLGRLARAYHSIRERESKRLVLTKKLNLQLYYIPVTDMEAPLCPPDIPCQGEGRLSLASLLGRVDPWYNSSINSLPAAISKLAGKHNQSEPSPQNLYLLDTLCYYLRCGTQPVNLPLYSVKMTRSGCNVSSVVEEMFVSHLEAELPEFRHLKEKSAKEPSARRKKSTVDVFGAVMSVSYTKISVSKRDVVKGEAFMACGVVITPELAAGTSGSSGKDYLNVRFDSVNPGHNKIQAQNISIKTLEERTLSVCLDRDSRRTYADVQRLEIYPCLDPGCSIRSRFSVSSERELLLSKYLDKVLSLPINTFTGVTI
- the pik3r6b gene encoding phosphoinositide 3-kinase regulatory subunit 6 isoform X4; its protein translation is MADPAADVGLPTVESSLRNNLQALLKEVNGQSTSQKGMLRWRVEKKLESDPSCSVSLVRLLLQELEKKLEAVSTTHETRPYEHVIPVLHTLYYVVIQSGAMIPSSLYQTAYERLIKLLILPKPYSAVALSTLRSIRMEMITPGSLYQRRVTAEQHLKNEHYTLQEKVFALADPAVFSPRLEAAVRGHLEASGFLRNTAAVQRAAVLRVLQTGLGTSCQSSGLARALEALEDHVVEKYFQEVVAAVEQSIQGAAGGRAKYLNRLHDMYGDILTASKEEITTADDCTSVRCTALPAPEITFLLWRQEEDLWNLLANLALCGSRNSSVDEETKDRGHSVRSEDGGTQPDLRERDFDYRAQPLVRNRMCAFKNMKPADKLTLMSEKIEASPGSSPDRRRHATRVVVMGDDRVLGRLARAYHSIRERESKRLVLTKKLNLQLYYIPVTDMEAPLCPPDIPCQGEGRLSLASLLGRVDPWYNSSINSLPAAISKLAGKHNQSEPSPQNLYLLDTLCYYLRCGTQPVNLPLYSVKMTRSGCNVSSVVEEMFVSHLEAELPEFRHLKEKSAKEPSARRKKSTVDVFGAVMSVSYTKISVSKRDVVKGEAFMACGVVITPELAAGTSGKDYLNVRFDSVNPGHNKIQAQNISIKTLEERTLSVCLDRDSRRTYADVQRLEIYPCLDPGCSIRSRFSVSSERELLLSKYLDKVLSLPINTFTGVTI
- the pik3r6b gene encoding phosphoinositide 3-kinase regulatory subunit 6 isoform X1 codes for the protein MADPAADVGLPTVESSLRNNLQALLKEVNGQSTSQKGMLRWRVEKKLESDPSCSVSLVRLLLQELEKKLEAVSTTHETRPYEHVIPVLHTLYYVVIQSGAMIPSSLYQTAYERLIKLLILPKPYSAVALSTLRSIRMEMITPGSLYQRRVTAEQHLKNEHYTLQEKVFALADPAVFSPRLEAAVRGHLEASGFLRNTAAVQRAAVLRVLQTGLGTSCQSSGLARALEALEDHVVEKYFQEVVAAVEQSIQGAAGGRAKYLNRLHDMYGDILTASKEEITTADDCTSVRCTALPAPEITFLLWRQEEDLWNLLANLALCGSRNSSVDEETKDRGHSVRSEDGGTQPDLRERDFDYRAQPLVRNRMCAFKNMKPADKLTLMSEKIEASPGSSPDRRRHATRVVVMGDDRVLGRLARAYHSIRERESKRLVLTKKLNLQLYYIPVTDMEAPLCPPDIPCQGEGRLSLASLLGRVDPWYNSSINSLPAAISKLAGKHNQSEPSPQNLYLLDTLCYYLRCGTQPVNLPLYSVKMTRSGCNVSSVVEEMFVSHLEAELPEFRHLKEKSAKEPSARRKKSTVDVFGAVMSVSYTKISVSKRDVVKGEAFMACGVVITPELAAGTSGSSGKDYLNVRFDSVNPGHNKQIQAQNISIKTLEERTLSVCLDRDSRRTYADVQRLEIYPCLDPGCSIRSRFSVSSERELLLSKYLDKVLSLPINTFTGVTI
- the pik3r6b gene encoding phosphoinositide 3-kinase regulatory subunit 6 isoform X3; translation: MADPAADVGLPTVESSLRNNLQALLKEVNGQSTSQKGMLRWRVEKKLESDPSCSVSLVRLLLQELEKKLEAVSTTHETRPYEHVIPVLHTLYYVVIQSGAMIPSSLYQTAYERLIKLLILPKPYSAVALSTLRSIRMEMITPGSLYQRRVTAEQHLKNEHYTLQEKVFALADPAVFSPRLEAAVRGHLEASGFLRNTAAVQRAAVLRVLQTGLGTSCQSSGLARALEALEDHVVEKYFQEVVAAVEQSIQGAAGGRAKYLNRLHDMYGDILTASKEEITTADDCTSVRCTALPAPEITFLLWRQEEDLWNLLANLALCGSRNSSVDEETKDRGHSVRSEDGGTQPDLRERDFDYRAQPLVRNRMCAFKNMKPADKLTLMSEKIEASPGSSPDRRRHATRVVVMGDDRVLGRLARAYHSIRERESKRLVLTKKLNLQLYYIPVTDMEAPLCPPDIPCQGEGRLSLASLLGRVDPWYNSSINSLPAAISKLAGKHNQSEPSPQNLYLLDTLCYYLRCGTQPVNLPLYSVKMTRSGCNVSSVVEEMFVSHLEAELPEFRHLKEKSAKEPSARRKKSTVDVFGAVMSVSYTKISVSKRDVVKGEAFMACGVVITPELAAGTSGKDYLNVRFDSVNPGHNKQIQAQNISIKTLEERTLSVCLDRDSRRTYADVQRLEIYPCLDPGCSIRSRFSVSSERELLLSKYLDKVLSLPINTFTGVTI